The nucleotide sequence CAATGAATGCCCTAATATCACTTATAAATTTCTACAACATATTTTTGGAGATCAATTAAGCATTGGGCTGGATTATCTAACTATTCTATGGCGATTCCCCACACAAATATTACCCATTTTATGTCTAGTAAGCGAAGATCGAAGTACAGGTAAAACAACGTTTTTGAATTGGTTAAGTCTTATATATCAAGAAAACTTGACGCTGAATACGAATGAGGATTTCAGAAATAAATTTAACTCAGATTGGGCTGATAAATTATTGATCTGCATAGATGAAGTCTTATTAGACAAAAGAGAAGATAGTGAACGATTAAAAAATCTTTCAACTTCCAAAACCAATAAAGTTGAAGCTAAAGGAAAAGATAAGTACCAAGCAGACTTCTTTAGTAAGTTTATATTATGTTCCAACAATGAACATAACTTCATACTCATAGACGAAAAAGAAATTCGATATTGGGTTAGAAAAATTAAACCCTTAAATAATATTGAGCCGGATTTTTTCGAAAAACTTGAAAAAGAGCTTCCCATATTTTTAAATTATTTGTCAAGCCGGGACATTGTTTCGCAGAAAAAATCAAGAATGTGGTTCACTCCGAATCAAATATATACAGAAGCTTTAGGTATATTGAAAAGAGGAACAAAAAGAAATATCGAAAATGAACTATTAGAAACGCTTGCCGATATGTTTTACAAATTTGAGGTCGATACTATTTGTCTAACTTCTAAAGACATTCAGGATATATTCAATTCATCTGGCCATCGAATTTCAAAACAACAAATTTCCCAAATAGTTGAAATTAAATGGAAACTTGAAAAAACAAATAGCAGCTATAAAAGCCATTATATTAGCAGAGATGCAAATGGCGAGTCGCAAATTTATTCGGAAACGCAAAAAGGTAGATATTATAGCTTCGACAAAAGTTATATCAATTCTTTGTTGAATGTTGAACATACTGTAAGTAACTGAAAATCTAAGTGATAGATACTAAATCAATTCAACATATATTCAACATCACTTTGTTGATTCGTTGTTGATTAGTAAACAGCTGTTTTTAAGTCTATTATGCTTTTTGTTCAACTTTCAACAATTTATACTTGATTAAATTTTATGTCTATAGGATATTCAAGATAGCTTCTTATTCATGTTTTTTTAATTATGCTACCATTGCAACGGCTCCTAAACGGCGCAATCAAATAATATAGACACACCGTTGAAATTGCCGTTGCAACGGTTGTGACACGAAAGATCAATAAGTTTGCGCTATTTTTAAAATTGAAAATTGATTTGAAGGCTTCCCTGTTTTTAAAGTGAATAATTTAAACACAGTTTAAGTTTTTAGTAGCAGTTATTTAGTAAAATCTTACAAATCTCAGCGATGCTAATTTTCTATAAGAACTATAATGAAAGACTTTATAAAATCAAATTAATAAAAGATTTAGCTATATTTTTTATGAGTCCTGCGTGAACTTATTGATTTATAATAATTAGGTTTAAATTCTATATATCCAATTCGGTTATAAAATACTCTGATTGTAGGTTTTATAGGTATTTAACTAACGTATTCTAGTTCTATCCTCATATATAAATTTTTACCTTAAACGCTCAGGGGACTTGAAGACCTTTGAAATATATAATTGTAGTCTAAAACTCACCCAACTTTAGATCAACAGAATTAACTTAAAAGGAACAATCTTTTTACTACCATTTATTTATCAAGCCAATTATATTCATCGAGATACGGATGATGTACTGGATGAATTTATTAATTTTTAAATTCTGTTTTCATCTCTATAAATTGGAATTGAATAAGCATTGCAAACTTATCGATGATTAAATACTAAAAAGTAGTTGATATACGCAAATATGTAGCTAAATGTACACTCTTACGATGCAAGCATCTTTTTTGGATAAAAAGTATTGTATAGGTGAGTAACTTTGATAGCTAACTCCTTGACCTTTATACCCTATTGTTGAGATAGAAAACCGTTATTATACTGGAGAAATGGAATTTTCATTTTTTAATATTTCCTCTAATCCTGCTTAATGCATTAGGGGTAATCCCCAAAATGCTGGCAAGTTGTTTTATGGGCATTTTTCGAATAAACTCTTTATTTTCCATCAGTTTTAAATAAATACCTTCAGCAGTTAAGGTTTGATAATTTACATTTTGTTCAATTTGCTGAATACAAATGTCTTCCCAAATTTTACGCCCGAACTCTTGCCAGACAGGAAAGCGCGCGTATAACGTCTCCATATCAGCACGTTCGATAACCAGTAACCTGGTTTTATCAATTGTCTCAATTGTAAATTGGGTAGGTTTTCTAGAAGCCAAACTACTAATCTCCGTAATGAATTCCCCCTCAAAAAATGCCCAGGCCGTGTGTTCATTTTCATTTTTATTCGAAAAAAAGCGTAATCCTCCAGAAATGATAAAATAATATTGATTGGCAATCTGTGCCCTTTTAAGTACTACCTGATGCGGCGTATATTCCTTTTCCTGAAATTTTGAAAGCACTTCCTGTAATATTTCATCCGTAATAAAAACTTTTGATTGTATAAATTGAGTAAATGATTTCATAAGTTGAAAACCTTTTTATTCCATTTTTAATACGTCAACGGTAGTTCATCTGCATAGTATTCAAAAATAGGGAAATCAATTGTCTTTTGTGATGCTAAGTTTAGTTTTAAATATGCTAAAAACGATAGACTTACTTATAGCTCAGGGTCATTTAGGAAAGTATTTACATAATCTTTTATCGAATTTGCTTGAGCAATATAAAGAAATTTTGGCTGCTTTCGTTTAACCTAGAGAAGAAGGGAGTACTATACTATACTCCCTTTTCAGTTAGTTAGTTTAGAAAATGAAGCAAGGAATCAATGACGGCCTGCGGATTTTCTTCATTAAAATAGTGTCCGGAACCTTCTACCTTAATTACTTTTACATTTTTTGCAATATATGGTAAACCTTGCTTCATAAATTCGTAGCTGCTTTCGCTGGCCATCCCCAGAACCGGCATTTGCAGGGTGTCGTAAGTATTCATATCCTTGATGTCCTGTTCAAAAGCCTGGTACCAGGCATTGGATGCCCTAATGTTTTCAGGCCGATTATAATGGTAGGCGGCAACTTCCCGGTCAAAATCACTCATTTTAGCATCATCCAACATTACGTAAGAAAACAGCCAATCTAATAGGTACCTAAACCGGCCTTCCAATAGCTGTTCTGGTAATTCCTTGACCTGATTAAAAGCCATCCACCATAAAAAAGGCGTCTTATCATTTATTTTATCTCCAAAAGTTCCCGGCATAGGGAGCAGGCTCATTTCCCGCATTGCTTCGCTCGGGTGGGCGCCATCCATCAGGATAAGTTTATCCACGGCCTGCGGATAATTAAAAGCAAAACTTGAAGCCACCATCCCACCAATATCGTGTCCCAATACGTGTGCTTTTTGGATCCCCAGTTTGTTGATCAGTTCAAAAATATCTTTAGCCATCGTCTTTTTGTCGTAGCCATTAATGGGTTTATCTGAGCTGCCCATTCCCCGAATATCTACTGCAATTACAGTATATTTTTTTGCTAGCTCCGGTATTACCTTATGAAAAGAATACCAGGTTTGCGGCCAGCCGGGAAGGCAAATAAGCGGTTGCCCAGTACCACCTGCAACATAATGTAATTGAATATTATTTACCGTGATCAGATGGCTGGTAAATCCCGGTAATTGCTTGACCAATTCCTTATCTGAATATTGAGCTTGAGTTTCCATAGATTTTTACTTTTTAATTACTTGGGCTATTGATGTCCACTTAATATCTGGATAGCGGTTGTTGTCCAGTTTTAAATGATGCACCAAAAACATACTGTGCAGGTATTGCATTTGTTGCCAATCGGCATACAGTTCTTGTTCGCCCTGCGGACTGGATTTTCTCTTTTCCTGGATTACAGTAGCGAAATCTTCTAAGGATCCACCATTGATCAGTTCAAATTCTTTATCAAAAAATTGTTTTCCAAGCGCTACAAAATCATTTGGACTCGAACTAAAACTGGCAATATGCAGGTTTCGGGGAGTCTTATCGTCCAAAGCTACTTTGGCGGTGTATTGGGCGGTATCTTCTACCGTTGTAAAATCGATTGAAAAATCCTGTTTTTCCCCGTAAAAAAGTACTTTTCCTTCTTTTACATTGAATAATGGAAGGTTGTAGTTTAAGAGATAGGCAAAAGCCCCGTTAAAAATAGAAGTAGACTGTATAGGTTGTTTATCCAAATAGACCTTAAATTCTTTCCTG is from Zunongwangia endophytica and encodes:
- a CDS encoding primase-helicase family protein — encoded protein: MEEYLRIGTSYYKKVRKPQLFGATQTTIISWTRQAILDDYGKDYLLDVERYEGFITIPSHTNYQQVVDGFYNKYHKLSHKLKNGNNECPNITYKFLQHIFGDQLSIGLDYLTILWRFPTQILPILCLVSEDRSTGKTTFLNWLSLIYQENLTLNTNEDFRNKFNSDWADKLLICIDEVLLDKREDSERLKNLSTSKTNKVEAKGKDKYQADFFSKFILCSNNEHNFILIDEKEIRYWVRKIKPLNNIEPDFFEKLEKELPIFLNYLSSRDIVSQKKSRMWFTPNQIYTEALGILKRGTKRNIENELLETLADMFYKFEVDTICLTSKDIQDIFNSSGHRISKQQISQIVEIKWKLEKTNSSYKSHYISRDANGESQIYSETQKGRYYSFDKSYINSLLNVEHTVSN
- a CDS encoding NmrA family NAD(P)-binding protein, whose amino-acid sequence is MKKKILIAGATGMLGGKIADYLLQQGAEVIAIVRESSDKEKINPLKNSGATIIPLQMEDRLALQRACAGVSCVISTVAGLGETIIDFQSRLVDAAIAAKVPRFIPSDFSTDFTQMGKGFNRNFDLRKEFKVYLDKQPIQSTSIFNGAFAYLLNYNLPLFNVKEGKVLFYGEKQDFSIDFTTVEDTAQYTAKVALDDKTPRNLHIASFSSSPNDFVALGKQFFDKEFELINGGSLEDFATVIQEKRKSSPQGEQELYADWQQMQYLHSMFLVHHLKLDNNRYPDIKWTSIAQVIKK
- a CDS encoding Crp/Fnr family transcriptional regulator, encoding MKSFTQFIQSKVFITDEILQEVLSKFQEKEYTPHQVVLKRAQIANQYYFIISGGLRFFSNKNENEHTAWAFFEGEFITEISSLASRKPTQFTIETIDKTRLLVIERADMETLYARFPVWQEFGRKIWEDICIQQIEQNVNYQTLTAEGIYLKLMENKEFIRKMPIKQLASILGITPNALSRIRGNIKK
- a CDS encoding alpha/beta fold hydrolase, translating into METQAQYSDKELVKQLPGFTSHLITVNNIQLHYVAGGTGQPLICLPGWPQTWYSFHKVIPELAKKYTVIAVDIRGMGSSDKPINGYDKKTMAKDIFELINKLGIQKAHVLGHDIGGMVASSFAFNYPQAVDKLILMDGAHPSEAMREMSLLPMPGTFGDKINDKTPFLWWMAFNQVKELPEQLLEGRFRYLLDWLFSYVMLDDAKMSDFDREVAAYHYNRPENIRASNAWYQAFEQDIKDMNTYDTLQMPVLGMASESSYEFMKQGLPYIAKNVKVIKVEGSGHYFNEENPQAVIDSLLHFLN